In a genomic window of Apteryx mantelli isolate bAptMan1 chromosome 2, bAptMan1.hap1, whole genome shotgun sequence:
- the LYN gene encoding tyrosine-protein kinase Lyn isoform X1, with protein MGCIKSKRKENLHGDGLDLKNQPVRKTERTIYVRDPTSNKQQRPATTEAQLLPGQRFIPEEIEEHGVIVVALYPYDGIHEDDLSFKKGEKLKVIEELGEWWRAKSLTTRKEGFIPSNYVAKVNTLETEEWFFKDITRKDAERQLLAPGNSPGAFLIRESETLKGSYSLSIRDYDPQNGDVIKHYKIRGLDNGGFYISPRVTFPNINDMIKHYQKQADGLCRKLEKACISPKPQKPWDKDAWEIPRESIKLVKKLGAGQFGEVWMGYYHNSTKVAVKTLKPGTMSVQAFLEEANLMKTLQHDKLVRLYAVVTKEEPIYIITEFMAKGSLLDFLKSDEGSKLMLPKLIDFSAQIAEGMAYIERKNYIHRDLRAANVLVSDLLMCKIADFGLARVIEDNEYTAREGAKFPIKWTAPEAINYGSFTIKSDVWSFGILLYEIVTYGKIPYPGMSNSDVMVALQRGYRMPRMETCPAELYDIMKTCWKDKAEERPTFDYLQSVLDDFYTATEGQYQQQP; from the exons ATGGGATGTATAAAatcaaaaaggaaagagaatctGCATGGAGATGGGCTAGATTTGAAGAATCAACCAGTACGTAAAACTGAACGAACTATTTATGTGAGGGATCCAACGTCCAATAAACAGCAAAGGCCA GCAACTACAGAAGCACAACTCTTACCAGGACAGAGATTCATCCCTGAAG AAATAGAGGAGCATGGAGTCATTGTGGTAGCTTTGTATCCTTATGATGGCATTCATGAAGATGACTTGTCcttcaaaaaaggagaaaaattgaaAGTTATTGAGGA gctAGGAGAATGGTGGAGAGCGAAATCTCTCACAACAAGGAAAGAAGGCTTCATTCCCAGCAACTATGTAGCAAAAGTAAACACCTTGGAAACCGAAGA ATGGTTCTTCAAAGACATAACCCGAAAAGATGCTGAAAGACAACTCCTGGCTCCTGGAAATAGTCCTGGAGCATTCCTCATCAGAGAAAGTGAAACATTAAAAG GCAGCTATTCTCTGTCCATAAGAGACTACGATCCGCAAAATGGTGATGTTATTAAGCACTACAAAATTAGGGGTTTAGACAATGGAGGATTTTATATCTCTCCAAGAGTAACTTTTCCCAACATCAATGATATGATCAAACATTATCAAA agcaagcagatgGCTTATGCAGAAAGTTGGAAAAAGCTTGTATTAGTCCTAAGCCTCAAAAACCATGGGATAAAGATGCATGGGAAATTCCACGGGAATCAATTAAACTAGTGAAGAAACTTGGAGCCGGTCAGTTTGGAGAAGTCTGGATGG GTTACTATCATAATAGTACAAAAGTGGCCGTGAAGACTCTGAAGCCTGGAACTATGTCTGTGCAAGCCTTTCTGGAGGAAGCCAACCTCATGAAAACCCTTCAGCATGACAAGCTAGTTAGGCTTTATGCTGTAGTGACCAAAGAAGAACCTATTTATATTATAACAGAATTCATGGCAAAAG GGAGTTTGCTGGATTTTCTGAAGAGTGATGAAGGAAGTAAATTGATGCTTCCAAAGCTAATTGACTTCTCAGCTCAG ATTGCAGAAGGGATGGCATacatagaaagaaaaaattatatcCACCGAGATTTGAGAGCAGCTAATGTTCTGGTTTCAGATTTGCTGATGTGCAAAATAGCTGATTTTGGACTAGCCAGAGTCATTGAAGATAATGAATACACAGCAAGAGAag GTGCAAAGTTTCCCATTAAATGGACAGCACCGGAGGCAATTAACTATGGATCCTTCACTATTAAATCTGATGTGTGGTCATTTGGGATTCTCCTGTATGAAATCGTTACATATGGAAAGATTCCTTATCCAG GTATGAGCAATTCAGATGTGATGGTTGCCCTTCAGCGTGGGTACCGAATGCCACGTATGGAAACCTGTCCAGCTGAGCTGTATGATATCATGAAAACATGCTGGAaagacaaagcagaagagaggccaACATTTGATTATCTACAGAGTGTGCTTGATGACTTCTATACAGCAACAGAAGGGCAGTATCAGCAACAGCCATAG
- the LYN gene encoding tyrosine-protein kinase Lyn isoform X2: MGCIKSKRKENLHGDGLDLKNQPATTEAQLLPGQRFIPEEIEEHGVIVVALYPYDGIHEDDLSFKKGEKLKVIEELGEWWRAKSLTTRKEGFIPSNYVAKVNTLETEEWFFKDITRKDAERQLLAPGNSPGAFLIRESETLKGSYSLSIRDYDPQNGDVIKHYKIRGLDNGGFYISPRVTFPNINDMIKHYQKQADGLCRKLEKACISPKPQKPWDKDAWEIPRESIKLVKKLGAGQFGEVWMGYYHNSTKVAVKTLKPGTMSVQAFLEEANLMKTLQHDKLVRLYAVVTKEEPIYIITEFMAKGSLLDFLKSDEGSKLMLPKLIDFSAQIAEGMAYIERKNYIHRDLRAANVLVSDLLMCKIADFGLARVIEDNEYTAREGAKFPIKWTAPEAINYGSFTIKSDVWSFGILLYEIVTYGKIPYPGMSNSDVMVALQRGYRMPRMETCPAELYDIMKTCWKDKAEERPTFDYLQSVLDDFYTATEGQYQQQP, translated from the exons ATGGGATGTATAAAatcaaaaaggaaagagaatctGCATGGAGATGGGCTAGATTTGAAGAATCAACCA GCAACTACAGAAGCACAACTCTTACCAGGACAGAGATTCATCCCTGAAG AAATAGAGGAGCATGGAGTCATTGTGGTAGCTTTGTATCCTTATGATGGCATTCATGAAGATGACTTGTCcttcaaaaaaggagaaaaattgaaAGTTATTGAGGA gctAGGAGAATGGTGGAGAGCGAAATCTCTCACAACAAGGAAAGAAGGCTTCATTCCCAGCAACTATGTAGCAAAAGTAAACACCTTGGAAACCGAAGA ATGGTTCTTCAAAGACATAACCCGAAAAGATGCTGAAAGACAACTCCTGGCTCCTGGAAATAGTCCTGGAGCATTCCTCATCAGAGAAAGTGAAACATTAAAAG GCAGCTATTCTCTGTCCATAAGAGACTACGATCCGCAAAATGGTGATGTTATTAAGCACTACAAAATTAGGGGTTTAGACAATGGAGGATTTTATATCTCTCCAAGAGTAACTTTTCCCAACATCAATGATATGATCAAACATTATCAAA agcaagcagatgGCTTATGCAGAAAGTTGGAAAAAGCTTGTATTAGTCCTAAGCCTCAAAAACCATGGGATAAAGATGCATGGGAAATTCCACGGGAATCAATTAAACTAGTGAAGAAACTTGGAGCCGGTCAGTTTGGAGAAGTCTGGATGG GTTACTATCATAATAGTACAAAAGTGGCCGTGAAGACTCTGAAGCCTGGAACTATGTCTGTGCAAGCCTTTCTGGAGGAAGCCAACCTCATGAAAACCCTTCAGCATGACAAGCTAGTTAGGCTTTATGCTGTAGTGACCAAAGAAGAACCTATTTATATTATAACAGAATTCATGGCAAAAG GGAGTTTGCTGGATTTTCTGAAGAGTGATGAAGGAAGTAAATTGATGCTTCCAAAGCTAATTGACTTCTCAGCTCAG ATTGCAGAAGGGATGGCATacatagaaagaaaaaattatatcCACCGAGATTTGAGAGCAGCTAATGTTCTGGTTTCAGATTTGCTGATGTGCAAAATAGCTGATTTTGGACTAGCCAGAGTCATTGAAGATAATGAATACACAGCAAGAGAag GTGCAAAGTTTCCCATTAAATGGACAGCACCGGAGGCAATTAACTATGGATCCTTCACTATTAAATCTGATGTGTGGTCATTTGGGATTCTCCTGTATGAAATCGTTACATATGGAAAGATTCCTTATCCAG GTATGAGCAATTCAGATGTGATGGTTGCCCTTCAGCGTGGGTACCGAATGCCACGTATGGAAACCTGTCCAGCTGAGCTGTATGATATCATGAAAACATGCTGGAaagacaaagcagaagagaggccaACATTTGATTATCTACAGAGTGTGCTTGATGACTTCTATACAGCAACAGAAGGGCAGTATCAGCAACAGCCATAG